Proteins from a genomic interval of Streptomyces sp. Tu6071:
- a CDS encoding sensor histidine kinase → MTTTGEEHRAAGGPWWWQRRRSAVLDVVLAGVSALECAVEGAVFTDRVGLGSALGVLLGLVVGSVLVLRRRWPVAVVLVALAVSPAEMGMVLGFVGLYTLAASEVPRRITAVLASMSGLGSLLVSLVRMGQHVDESGAATTPWFTPSMAVLVALGTTAPPVLLGLYVGARRRLMESLRERADSLERELQLLAERAEERAEWARGEERRRIAREMHDVVAHRVSLMVVHSTALQAVALKDPETAAKNAALVGDMGRQALTELREMLGVMRASSGVPVARAAEPEPEPVVAVPEPRAVLVEEEQGPSLAELEELVGQSRAAGMAVEFSVEGEGSGYGARVERTAYRVVQEALTNAHKHAAGAATRVRLARRAGEVAMQVENGPPPEGGVDVKLPSGGNGLVGMRERVLALGGVFVAGPTDAGGFRVSAVLPVGE, encoded by the coding sequence ATGACCACGACGGGGGAAGAGCACCGGGCGGCCGGGGGGCCGTGGTGGTGGCAGCGGCGGCGGAGTGCCGTGCTGGATGTGGTGCTGGCGGGGGTCTCGGCGCTGGAGTGCGCTGTCGAGGGGGCGGTGTTCACGGACCGGGTGGGGCTCGGCTCCGCGCTCGGGGTGCTGCTCGGGCTCGTGGTCGGTTCCGTGCTCGTCCTGCGGCGGCGGTGGCCTGTCGCCGTCGTGCTGGTGGCGCTGGCGGTCTCGCCCGCCGAGATGGGGATGGTCCTCGGCTTCGTGGGCCTCTACACGCTCGCCGCCTCGGAGGTGCCGCGCCGGATCACGGCCGTGCTCGCGTCGATGTCGGGGCTGGGTTCGCTCCTCGTCTCGCTCGTGCGCATGGGGCAGCACGTGGACGAGAGCGGCGCGGCGACGACGCCGTGGTTCACGCCGTCGATGGCGGTGCTCGTGGCGCTCGGGACGACGGCGCCGCCGGTGCTGCTCGGTCTGTACGTGGGGGCGCGGCGTCGGCTCATGGAGAGTCTGCGGGAGCGTGCCGACTCGCTGGAGCGGGAGCTTCAGCTGCTCGCCGAGCGTGCGGAGGAGCGGGCGGAGTGGGCGCGGGGTGAGGAGCGGCGGCGGATCGCGCGCGAGATGCACGACGTGGTGGCGCACCGGGTGAGTCTGATGGTGGTGCATTCGACGGCTTTGCAGGCGGTGGCGCTGAAGGACCCGGAGACGGCGGCGAAGAACGCGGCGCTCGTGGGGGACATGGGGCGGCAGGCGTTGACGGAGTTGCGCGAGATGCTCGGCGTGATGCGGGCGTCGTCGGGGGTGCCGGTGGCGCGCGCGGCGGAGCCGGAGCCGGAGCCGGTGGTGGCGGTGCCGGAGCCGCGTGCGGTGCTGGTGGAGGAGGAGCAGGGGCCGTCGCTGGCGGAGCTGGAGGAGTTGGTGGGGCAGTCGCGGGCGGCGGGGATGGCGGTGGAGTTCTCGGTGGAGGGCGAGGGCTCGGGGTACGGGGCGCGGGTGGAGCGTACGGCGTACCGGGTGGTGCAGGAGGCGTTGACGAACGCGCACAAGCACGCGGCGGGTGCGGCGACGCGGGTGCGGCTCGCGCGGCGGGCGGGGGAGGTCGCGATGCAGGTGGAGAACGGTCCGCCGCCGGAGGGTGGTGTGGACGTGAAGCTGCCGAGCGGGGGGAACGGGCTGGTGGGGATGCGGGAGCGGGTGCTCGCGCTCGGCGGGGTCTTCGTGGCGGGGCCGACGGACGCGGGGGGTTTCCGGGTGTCGGCGGTGCTGCCGGTGGGGGAGTGA
- a CDS encoding SUKH-3 domain-containing protein — MKTPPHPLEELTRLEGLDALGEAPTGRFPDAADSALRTAGWTPGRWDIAQAEIWADTLRAHTSPAGHQHHVSPAAVEAWAEFGGLTPHPTAKGRHLAPASLDLDPLHGLHLARTLGDLGHALGTHLCPLGLDTTTHAALAIDDEGRVYALDHTGDWYLGADIDQGLTTLLTGTAPERLTLTVTGD; from the coding sequence ATGAAAACCCCGCCCCACCCCCTCGAAGAACTCACCCGCCTCGAAGGACTCGACGCCCTCGGCGAAGCCCCCACCGGACGCTTCCCCGACGCCGCCGACTCCGCCCTGCGCACCGCGGGCTGGACCCCCGGCCGCTGGGACATCGCCCAGGCCGAGATCTGGGCCGACACCCTCCGCGCCCACACCTCACCCGCCGGACACCAACACCACGTCTCCCCCGCCGCCGTCGAAGCCTGGGCCGAATTCGGCGGCCTCACCCCGCACCCCACCGCCAAAGGCCGCCACCTCGCCCCCGCGAGCCTCGACCTCGACCCCCTCCACGGCCTCCACCTCGCCCGCACCCTCGGCGACCTCGGCCACGCCCTCGGCACCCACCTGTGCCCCCTCGGCCTCGACACCACCACCCACGCCGCCCTCGCCATCGACGACGAAGGCCGCGTCTACGCCCTCGACCACACCGGCGACTGGTACCTCGGCGCCGACATCGACCAAGGCCTCACCACCCTCCTGACCGGCACCGCCCCCGAACGCCTCACCCTCACCGTCACCGGCGACTGA
- a CDS encoding YwqJ-related putative deaminase: MHTAQPGPEATAHTAPETPATPGPRTPRPSSLLPAHDPRVDWSHDGNRPPTLRHRRDGILPAVAAAFSVRGTTLTGTGARGDQPPALHPLVQDFLDTLTSERRERFTGRCAEAVLLSRHLTEADATRTARSKRAARRPMTLGEARKALKGAKLTTRHIREDGDPLHGAFAPPCRSCTALAEHFGVRVIDPTLQD; the protein is encoded by the coding sequence ATGCACACCGCACAACCAGGCCCCGAGGCCACCGCGCACACCGCCCCCGAGACCCCCGCGACCCCCGGCCCCCGCACCCCGCGCCCCTCCTCCCTCCTGCCGGCCCACGACCCCCGCGTCGACTGGAGCCACGACGGCAACCGGCCCCCCACCCTGCGCCACCGCCGCGACGGCATCCTCCCCGCCGTCGCCGCCGCCTTCTCCGTACGCGGCACCACCCTCACCGGCACCGGCGCACGCGGCGACCAGCCCCCCGCCCTGCACCCCCTCGTCCAGGACTTCCTCGACACCCTCACCAGCGAGAGACGCGAACGCTTCACCGGACGCTGCGCCGAAGCCGTCCTCCTCTCCCGCCACCTCACCGAGGCCGACGCCACCCGCACCGCCCGCTCCAAACGCGCCGCCCGCCGCCCCATGACCCTCGGCGAAGCCCGCAAAGCCCTCAAAGGCGCCAAACTCACCACCCGGCACATCCGCGAGGACGGCGACCCGCTCCACGGCGCCTTCGCCCCGCCCTGCCGCTCCTGCACCGCACTCGCCGAACACTTCGGCGTCCGCGTCATCGACCCCACCCTCCAGGACTGA
- a CDS encoding HNH endonuclease, which translates to MTTGRLGEGVPAQGSPVRAASADRVPPNAAYAGQAVRFPDPVRAARYPAGVVVDGGGRPVFTPYARAAVEIAEPPTGFGVDELRLTDYVSANAAMAASGDELWEGLSPVATPHGWTWHHVADSRRLELVPVEVKALLRHHGGLATARVEHGRRGTRPLQQTKPAHFGLPRELVAVEERQVLALEEDLGYRLPGAYRSFLKAGGGCAPVGVALDAELGLLVDQPFFTVREEAAVNDLAYVNKCLRDHVTKDYLGVAFVQGGLLVVKVRGEATGSVWFCPYDDARDRDGLDAAARVRELLLPCGEDFDAFLSRLAGSPPELETVAQLMVDGGFARVVPVGE; encoded by the coding sequence ATGACGACAGGTCGGCTCGGTGAGGGGGTGCCCGCGCAGGGTTCTCCGGTGCGGGCGGCGTCTGCGGACCGGGTGCCGCCGAACGCCGCGTACGCGGGGCAGGCGGTGCGTTTTCCCGACCCGGTGCGGGCGGCGCGGTATCCGGCGGGTGTCGTGGTGGACGGCGGGGGGCGGCCGGTGTTCACGCCGTACGCGCGGGCCGCCGTGGAGATCGCGGAGCCGCCGACGGGGTTCGGTGTGGACGAGTTGCGGCTGACGGACTACGTGTCGGCGAACGCGGCGATGGCGGCTTCGGGGGACGAGTTGTGGGAGGGCCTGTCCCCGGTGGCGACCCCGCACGGCTGGACCTGGCACCACGTGGCGGATTCGCGGCGGCTCGAACTCGTGCCCGTGGAGGTGAAGGCGCTGCTGCGGCATCACGGGGGTCTGGCGACGGCGCGGGTGGAGCACGGGCGGCGCGGGACGCGGCCTCTCCAGCAGACGAAGCCGGCGCATTTCGGGCTGCCGCGTGAGCTGGTGGCGGTCGAGGAGCGGCAGGTCCTGGCGCTGGAGGAGGACCTGGGGTACCGGCTGCCGGGCGCGTACCGCTCGTTCCTGAAGGCGGGTGGCGGGTGCGCGCCGGTGGGGGTGGCACTCGACGCGGAGCTGGGGCTGCTCGTGGACCAGCCGTTCTTCACGGTGCGCGAGGAGGCGGCGGTCAACGATCTCGCGTACGTCAACAAGTGCTTGCGCGATCACGTGACGAAGGACTACCTGGGGGTGGCCTTCGTGCAGGGCGGGCTCCTGGTGGTGAAGGTGCGGGGTGAGGCGACGGGTTCGGTGTGGTTCTGCCCGTACGACGACGCGCGGGACCGGGACGGGCTCGATGCGGCGGCGCGGGTGCGGGAGTTGCTGCTGCCGTGCGGGGAGGACTTCGACGCGTTCCTGTCGCGGCTGGCGGGGAGTCCGCCGGAGCTGGAGACGGTGGCGCAGTTGATGGTGGACGGTGGGTTCGCGCGTGTGGTCCCGGTGGGGGAGTGA